In Brevibacillus brevis NBRC 100599, a single genomic region encodes these proteins:
- a CDS encoding GTP-binding protein: protein MKRLTIGLFAHVDAGKTTFAEQLLYHTNSIRSRGRVDHQDAFLDSHDIERQRGITVFADQAVMHHQGDVYYLIDTPGHVDFSSEMERAIGVMDYAIVIVSAVEGVQGHTETVWQLLRKHRIPTFFFINKTDRIGADASRTEEEIRSQLTADVCSIKDSFANGIVAEGLREMMTERNDSLLEAFIEEREDQAFWLGALQEMIREGRLFPCAYGSALQDDGVLEFLNQLSLLTTASYDETAPFGGRIYKIRHAANGLRLTLVKALSGNLKVRELLSYESGGLRYEEKITQILLFTGKKSHSVEQVTAGDLFAVVGLSEAEAGQGVGLYSDNFAYETKPTLQSKVQFDGSLHVQQVLGAFRILNAEDPSLNVVWEESLQEIHIRVMGLIQLEVLEQVVKERFGFDISFGQPEILYKETIQSAVTGYGHFEPLRHYAEVHLLLEPGERGSGIHFTSVCHPDELSFNYQNLVQSHLYEREHHGLLTGMPVTDMKITLLRGRAHNEHTHGGDFREATFRALRQGLEKAENMLLEPYYDFKIKVGMNEMGRVLSDVQRASGSFEPPQMSDTHAIITGRVPVATFMNYSTELASFTHGRGSIRCVFGGYDRCHNAEEVIERKSYEKEADPVYTSSSIFCAKGAGYSVPWDEVEAKMHLL, encoded by the coding sequence ATGAAGCGTCTAACGATCGGCTTGTTTGCCCATGTGGATGCGGGCAAGACTACTTTCGCCGAACAGTTGCTATACCATACGAACAGCATCCGGTCGCGGGGCCGGGTGGATCATCAAGATGCCTTTTTGGATAGCCACGATATCGAGAGGCAAAGAGGCATTACCGTGTTCGCCGATCAGGCGGTTATGCACCATCAGGGCGACGTTTATTATTTGATCGACACACCCGGACACGTCGATTTTTCTTCTGAGATGGAGCGGGCGATCGGGGTAATGGATTACGCTATCGTGATTGTCAGTGCGGTAGAAGGTGTTCAGGGTCATACCGAGACAGTTTGGCAGTTGTTGCGCAAACATCGGATACCGACATTTTTCTTTATCAATAAAACAGATCGGATCGGCGCGGATGCCAGCAGGACAGAAGAGGAGATACGCAGTCAGTTGACAGCGGATGTCTGTTCCATCAAGGACAGCTTCGCCAACGGTATCGTCGCTGAGGGGCTGCGAGAGATGATGACGGAGCGGAACGACTCATTGCTAGAAGCGTTCATAGAGGAAAGAGAGGATCAAGCTTTTTGGCTGGGGGCCTTGCAGGAGATGATACGGGAAGGACGTCTTTTTCCCTGCGCTTACGGCTCGGCACTACAAGATGATGGCGTTTTAGAATTCCTGAATCAACTGTCCTTGTTGACGACCGCGTCCTACGACGAGACAGCTCCATTCGGGGGGCGCATTTATAAAATTCGACACGCAGCAAACGGATTGAGACTAACACTCGTCAAAGCGCTGAGCGGCAACCTGAAGGTACGGGAGCTGCTCAGCTATGAGAGCGGTGGACTTCGATACGAAGAGAAGATTACACAAATCTTATTGTTTACGGGTAAAAAATCGCACTCGGTTGAACAAGTAACTGCTGGCGATTTGTTCGCGGTCGTCGGCTTGTCCGAGGCCGAAGCTGGTCAAGGGGTGGGGCTCTACTCAGACAATTTTGCTTATGAGACCAAGCCGACGCTACAGTCGAAAGTACAGTTTGACGGTTCGCTTCACGTGCAGCAAGTACTAGGTGCGTTTCGCATTCTGAATGCGGAGGACCCGTCTTTGAATGTGGTTTGGGAAGAGAGTTTGCAAGAGATTCACATTCGCGTCATGGGTCTGATCCAATTAGAAGTACTGGAGCAGGTTGTGAAGGAACGCTTCGGTTTCGATATCTCTTTCGGTCAACCGGAAATCTTGTATAAAGAAACGATACAGTCTGCTGTGACAGGATATGGACACTTCGAGCCGCTCAGGCATTACGCGGAAGTGCACCTCCTGCTTGAACCAGGAGAGCGAGGCAGCGGGATCCACTTCACTAGTGTATGTCATCCTGATGAACTGAGTTTTAACTATCAGAATCTGGTTCAGTCTCATCTCTACGAACGGGAGCATCATGGGCTTTTGACAGGCATGCCGGTCACCGACATGAAAATTACGCTCCTAAGGGGTCGTGCACATAACGAGCATACGCATGGGGGTGACTTTCGTGAGGCCACCTTCCGTGCGCTGCGTCAGGGGCTGGAGAAAGCGGAGAATATGCTGTTAGAACCTTATTATGACTTCAAAATAAAGGTGGGAATGAACGAGATGGGGAGGGTACTGTCGGATGTTCAGCGCGCCTCCGGTTCGTTCGAACCACCGCAGATGTCGGACACGCATGCGATCATTACAGGAAGGGTGCCCGTAGCTACATTCATGAATTACAGCACCGAATTGGCTTCTTTTACGCATGGACGCGGTAGCATCCGCTGTGTATTTGGCGGATACGATCGCTGCCATAACGCGGAGGAAGTAATCGAAAGGAAAAGCTATGAAAAGGAGGCAGATCCTGTTTATACATCCTCTTCGATCTTTTGCGCCAAGGGGGCAGGCTACTCAGTACCGTGGGACGAGGTAGAAGCAAAGATGCATCTGCTCTAA
- a CDS encoding Crp/Fnr family transcriptional regulator has product MACLRYQWTPYLMYGKKIEMGKHTTIYHQGDVGTGFYYLDKGSVKITLLSENGHERSIDYIPTGGLFGEHGAYNGSYLTSAITTSPSVIHFFSDEVLSRICQDHPQSAVIFTHSQIDKLRLLAEIIAFTDSPIELAMANYLLKLVGVHGSNHIPIDQMSFARYIDTSRMTVNKTLQKWRQQGLIELSGRSVIRVVNIEGLRRVYSRIQCK; this is encoded by the coding sequence ATGGCCTGTCTTCGCTATCAGTGGACTCCGTACCTCATGTATGGCAAGAAGATCGAAATGGGAAAACACACAACGATCTACCATCAAGGCGATGTGGGGACTGGATTTTATTATCTAGACAAAGGGAGCGTAAAGATCACTCTTTTATCTGAGAACGGGCATGAGCGGTCTATCGATTACATTCCCACTGGTGGGTTGTTTGGGGAGCACGGCGCTTACAACGGCTCATACCTGACATCAGCCATAACGACCTCTCCTTCCGTCATTCATTTTTTCTCCGATGAGGTCTTATCGCGTATATGCCAAGACCACCCGCAGTCGGCCGTGATCTTCACCCATTCACAAATCGATAAGCTCCGTCTCCTGGCTGAAATCATCGCGTTCACTGACAGTCCAATTGAGCTTGCGATGGCGAATTATCTGCTCAAGCTGGTAGGTGTGCACGGAAGTAATCATATCCCTATTGATCAGATGTCTTTTGCACGCTATATTGATACGTCTCGCATGACAGTGAACAAGACTTTGCAGAAATGGCGCCAGCAAGGCTTAATTGAGCTTTCTGGACGTAGTGTCATCCGAGTTGTGAATATCGAGGGATTGCGTCGGGTTTATTCTCGCATCCAATGTAAATAG
- a CDS encoding Crp/Fnr family transcriptional regulator: MVSSFETDLKWETLLEYGTRQFVKGKTAIYKQEMIGEGFYYLHKGLVKIVTSTFKGKDRLVNIVVPGQIMGLQTLDQQPHFTTAIAVKNAVVYHFSCLQFLEMLKARPELLSLFTQTINQKMRILLAAINMKALTSEEQIARLLLNICEDFKNHEVPLTQQELAECAGLTRITVYKILKAWKEQGIIEIKNRSFVVKRPDMLKPPQFTTHTARTV; this comes from the coding sequence ATGGTATCCTCTTTTGAAACGGATTTAAAATGGGAAACCCTTTTAGAATACGGCACACGCCAATTTGTGAAAGGAAAAACAGCTATCTATAAGCAAGAGATGATCGGAGAAGGCTTTTATTATCTTCATAAGGGACTAGTGAAGATTGTGACCTCTACCTTCAAGGGGAAAGATCGTCTGGTGAACATCGTTGTCCCTGGTCAAATCATGGGACTCCAAACGCTGGATCAACAACCTCATTTCACAACGGCTATCGCTGTCAAGAATGCAGTCGTCTACCATTTCTCCTGTTTGCAATTCCTCGAAATGCTGAAGGCACGCCCCGAACTCTTGTCTCTTTTCACGCAAACAATCAATCAAAAAATGCGGATTCTCCTAGCCGCCATCAACATGAAGGCGCTGACTTCAGAAGAGCAAATCGCTCGTCTCCTCCTCAACATTTGCGAAGACTTTAAAAACCACGAGGTTCCCCTCACTCAACAAGAGCTGGCTGAATGTGCTGGCCTCACCCGTATTACTGTCTACAAAATCCTGAAGGCATGGAAGGAACAGGGCATCATTGAAATCAAAAACCGATCCTTTGTCGTTAAACGCCCAGATATGCTAAAGCCTCCACAATTCACGACACACACCGCTCGCACAGTGTAA